One window of Maridesulfovibrio frigidus DSM 17176 genomic DNA carries:
- a CDS encoding GNA1162 family protein yields MKRNLVAVICLVLFLAGCSGSYIKGYVQPQGIASEARHAAVLPLVNLTNTPNAGRMVGDLLVTELYSSTKFDLMESTDMLKRVKGEDDDLEFVMEDVVAQKVGTRLGVDTIIYGSVSEYQYKRGVNQSPTVGLNLRMIDVSSGKVLWASSVSKSGGCVFGCSESLNSVAQEALTEMVASMSAIPTQ; encoded by the coding sequence GTGAAACGTAATTTAGTTGCAGTAATTTGTTTGGTTTTGTTTTTGGCGGGGTGTTCTGGATCATACATAAAAGGTTATGTTCAACCTCAAGGGATAGCCAGTGAAGCCCGCCACGCGGCAGTACTTCCCTTGGTCAATTTAACCAACACACCAAATGCCGGACGTATGGTCGGCGATTTGCTCGTAACAGAGCTGTATTCTTCCACAAAATTCGATTTGATGGAATCTACAGACATGCTTAAGAGAGTAAAAGGCGAAGACGACGACCTCGAATTCGTCATGGAAGATGTTGTCGCTCAGAAAGTCGGCACCCGTCTTGGAGTTGATACAATAATTTACGGTTCTGTATCTGAATATCAGTACAAACGTGGTGTAAATCAAAGCCCTACTGTTGGATTAAACCTCAGAATGATTGATGTTTCTTCCGGTAAAGTTCTTTGGGCTTCATCTGTATCCAAGAGCGGAGGTTGTGTGTTCGGATGTTCAGAATCCCTAAACAGCGTTGCTCAGGAAGCTTTGACAGAAATGGTCGCATCGATGTCGGCTATTCCTACTCAATAG